From Echinicola soli, a single genomic window includes:
- a CDS encoding family 16 glycoside hydrolase, with the protein MKIICMLSTILLLTIGHLLAQSRVETPLINRNNFTEFNRKPTYEKEGVYLDAKSGSGILWLKDSLFGNGIIELELKGKNIPGRSFVGVAFHGKDSTTYDAIYFRPFNFRNPERNGHSVQYISLPGNDWSTLREKFPGKYENRIEPLPDPVDDWFHARIVIDYPEIRVYVNHAAQPTLEVGQLNDMDEGKLGFWVGNGSDGWFRNLKITQGD; encoded by the coding sequence ATGAAAATAATCTGCATGCTTTCAACAATTTTATTGCTGACTATCGGACATTTGTTGGCTCAGTCCCGAGTGGAAACACCGCTGATAAACAGAAATAACTTTACGGAATTCAACCGTAAACCTACTTATGAGAAGGAAGGAGTCTATTTGGATGCAAAAAGCGGTAGTGGAATATTATGGCTGAAGGATTCTCTTTTCGGGAACGGTATTATCGAGCTGGAGTTAAAAGGCAAGAATATTCCGGGACGGAGCTTCGTAGGAGTTGCCTTTCACGGTAAGGACTCAACAACCTACGATGCTATCTATTTCCGACCTTTCAACTTCCGCAATCCGGAAAGGAATGGCCACTCTGTTCAATATATCTCCCTGCCGGGAAATGACTGGTCCACGTTGCGGGAGAAATTTCCAGGGAAATACGAAAACCGAATTGAACCCCTGCCTGACCCTGTGGACGATTGGTTTCATGCCAGGATTGTAATCGATTATCCCGAAATAAGGGTTTATGTAAACCACGCAGCCCAGCCAACATTAGAAGTAGGCCAGCTCAACGACATGGATGAGGGAAAACTTGGCTTTTGGGTAGGCAACGGATCGGATGGATGGTTCAGAAATTTAAAGATCACCCAGGGGGATTGA
- a CDS encoding class I SAM-dependent rRNA methyltransferase, whose amino-acid sequence MTKYPQITLKKGKEISLKRRHHWVFSGAIAKADSGLQNGQLVSVFSHRHEFLGTGHYQNGSITVRIISFEPREIDASFWQEKLLDAHQMRTKIGLTDSQATNVYRLIHGEGDQLPGLIIDHYNGTAVIQAHSIGMYQHREEISKALQSVYGEKLKAVYDKSAETLKGQTNIENQFLYGEPTTNIVLENGCKYEIDWEKGQKTGFFIDQRENRKLLGNYSQGKKVLNTFCYSGGFSIAALEAGAVEVHSVDISAKAIELTEKNLQLNSEFRGKHESKVADVVKYIREIEHDYDVIVLDPPAFAKNIKARHNAVQAYKRLNAEAIKHIKAGGILFTFSCSQVVDKQLFAHTITAAAIEVGRNVRILQQLTQPADHPINAFHTETEYLKGLVLYVE is encoded by the coding sequence ATGACTAAATATCCACAAATCACCCTTAAAAAAGGAAAAGAAATTTCACTCAAAAGACGCCATCACTGGGTGTTTTCAGGTGCTATCGCCAAGGCAGACTCCGGCCTCCAAAATGGCCAGCTTGTGAGCGTATTTAGCCATCGCCATGAATTTCTGGGAACAGGTCATTATCAAAATGGATCCATCACGGTTAGAATAATCAGTTTTGAGCCTCGGGAAATCGATGCTTCATTTTGGCAAGAAAAGCTCCTAGATGCCCATCAAATGCGGACCAAGATAGGATTGACCGATAGTCAGGCCACTAATGTATATCGGCTGATCCATGGAGAAGGGGACCAACTCCCCGGGCTGATCATTGACCATTACAATGGCACCGCTGTCATACAAGCCCACAGCATAGGCATGTACCAACATCGGGAGGAAATTTCAAAAGCCCTACAATCAGTTTATGGAGAGAAGCTGAAAGCCGTGTACGATAAAAGTGCGGAAACGCTCAAGGGACAAACCAATATCGAAAATCAGTTCCTCTACGGTGAACCCACGACCAACATTGTCTTGGAGAATGGCTGTAAGTATGAGATTGATTGGGAAAAAGGCCAAAAGACCGGTTTTTTTATTGATCAGCGGGAGAACAGAAAACTTCTCGGGAATTATAGCCAAGGCAAAAAGGTGCTGAACACCTTTTGTTATTCCGGTGGATTTTCTATCGCTGCACTGGAAGCAGGCGCCGTAGAGGTGCATTCGGTGGACATTTCTGCCAAAGCCATCGAGCTGACCGAAAAGAACCTACAGCTCAATTCCGAGTTTAGAGGAAAACATGAATCCAAGGTAGCTGACGTGGTAAAGTATATCCGTGAAATAGAGCATGATTATGACGTGATCGTACTGGATCCTCCAGCCTTTGCCAAGAACATCAAAGCACGGCACAATGCAGTCCAAGCCTACAAAAGACTGAATGCAGAAGCCATAAAGCACATTAAAGCTGGTGGTATCCTCTTCACCTTTAGCTGCTCCCAAGTGGTGGACAAGCAGCTTTTTGCCCACACCATCACTGCTGCAGCCATCGAAGTAGGCAGAAATGTCCGTATCCTCCAACAACTCACCCAGCCCGCTGATCACCCCATCAATGCTTTCCATACGGAAACGGAATACCTGAAGGGCCTGGTGCTGTATGTGGAATAA
- the ilvA gene encoding threonine ammonia-lyase IlvA, whose amino-acid sequence MNQVSFQGIIEASEALKEVLNTTPLQFNEQLSDEYGCHVYLKREDLQAVRSYKIRGAYHKISSLSEEEKSRGVVCASAGNHAQGVAFACKKLGIKGTIFIPSTTPAQKINRMRLFGKELVEIVLSGDTYDDAYQTAAIYCEEKGAVFVHPFDDPKVIEGQGTIAKEILDDADFPVDYLFLPIGGGGMAAGVSTYFKQTSPETKLIGTEPKGAPSMLTSIQNLKNTVLDEIDGFVDGAAVKKVGNIPFEICRKNLDEMLLVPEGRICTTILNLYNNEGIVVEPAGAMTLAALSLYDKDKLKGKNVVCVVSGGNNDIMRTAEIKERSLIYEGLKHYFMIQFPQRPGALNDFVSKILGPDDDIAYFQFTKKNNRENGPAVVGIELKKPDHIAGIFDRLKENRFKYNYLNENLDLLTLLM is encoded by the coding sequence ATGAATCAGGTCTCTTTTCAAGGCATCATCGAAGCAAGTGAAGCACTCAAAGAAGTGCTGAATACCACACCGCTCCAGTTTAACGAACAGTTAAGTGATGAGTACGGCTGTCATGTGTACTTAAAAAGAGAGGACCTGCAGGCGGTAAGATCCTATAAAATCAGAGGTGCCTACCATAAAATAAGTTCTCTCTCCGAAGAAGAAAAAAGCCGAGGAGTGGTCTGCGCCAGTGCGGGAAACCATGCCCAAGGGGTAGCCTTTGCCTGCAAAAAGCTGGGCATCAAAGGCACCATCTTCATCCCATCCACCACCCCTGCCCAAAAGATCAACCGGATGAGATTATTTGGAAAAGAATTGGTTGAAATCGTGCTTTCAGGTGATACCTATGACGATGCTTACCAAACGGCAGCCATTTATTGTGAGGAAAAAGGCGCTGTGTTCGTTCACCCTTTTGACGACCCGAAAGTCATTGAAGGACAAGGCACTATTGCGAAGGAGATACTGGATGATGCTGATTTCCCAGTGGACTATCTATTCCTTCCCATTGGCGGAGGGGGTATGGCAGCTGGAGTGAGCACATATTTCAAGCAAACCAGTCCTGAAACCAAGTTGATCGGAACAGAACCCAAAGGAGCTCCCTCCATGTTGACTTCTATTCAAAACCTAAAAAACACTGTTTTGGATGAAATTGATGGATTTGTTGATGGAGCGGCGGTAAAAAAAGTGGGTAATATTCCCTTCGAAATTTGTCGTAAAAACTTGGACGAAATGTTACTGGTGCCGGAAGGCAGGATCTGCACCACCATCCTAAACCTCTATAATAATGAAGGCATCGTAGTAGAACCAGCAGGAGCCATGACTTTGGCGGCCCTTTCCCTGTACGACAAGGATAAACTCAAGGGCAAAAATGTAGTCTGTGTAGTCAGTGGTGGCAACAACGACATCATGCGAACAGCAGAGATCAAAGAAAGATCATTGATCTACGAGGGGCTTAAACACTATTTTATGATCCAGTTTCCCCAGCGCCCTGGCGCCCTCAATGATTTTGTTTCTAAAATCCTTGGGCCTGATGATGATATTGCCTATTTCCAATTTACCAAAAAGAACAACCGTGAAAATGGCCCCGCTGTGGTCGGCATCGAACTTAAAAAACCTGATCATATCGCTGGAATCTTTGACCGTCTAAAAGAAAACCGATTTAAATACAATTACCTTAATGAAAATCTCGACCTATTGACCCTGCTCATGTGA
- a CDS encoding formate/nitrite transporter family protein gives MAEKHNKEEAKRQKNIDSELKKSKSVSNDGTKSHGEILKEQITEGLETYDKKASSLLLSSLTAGLEIGFSYLLICAVYAYSSKFLGEDVSYKLTALVYPVGFIMVILGQSILFTEQTSLLTLPVLNKKRSVSSLLKIWGLVIAGNIIGGMLIASLLLWIGPRLGIFDMIVVEKIAHHATDFSSLVIFSSALLAGWLMGLLSWLLSSSRDTLSRIVIIFIITSMMAFTGLHHSIVGNVEVFAGLVSSPNITFERYLNFQVFALFGNAVGGAVFVALLKYRAFVYNIDVK, from the coding sequence ATGGCAGAGAAGCACAATAAAGAAGAAGCAAAGCGGCAGAAGAACATTGATTCTGAGCTAAAAAAATCCAAATCCGTTTCTAATGACGGTACGAAGTCTCATGGCGAAATTCTAAAAGAACAGATCACTGAAGGGCTGGAAACCTACGATAAGAAGGCGAGCAGCTTATTGCTCAGTTCATTGACTGCAGGGTTGGAAATTGGCTTCAGTTATCTGCTGATCTGTGCGGTTTACGCTTACTCATCCAAATTCCTTGGTGAAGATGTCAGCTATAAGTTAACAGCATTGGTCTATCCTGTGGGGTTTATCATGGTTATTCTCGGTCAATCCATTCTTTTTACAGAGCAAACTTCTTTATTGACCTTGCCCGTGCTAAATAAGAAACGAAGTGTGTCGAGTTTGTTAAAAATCTGGGGATTGGTGATTGCCGGAAATATAATTGGTGGAATGCTGATCGCTTCTTTATTATTGTGGATTGGCCCTCGATTGGGCATATTTGACATGATAGTGGTGGAGAAAATAGCACATCATGCTACGGATTTTTCCAGTTTGGTGATCTTTAGCAGTGCCTTGCTGGCGGGATGGCTGATGGGGTTACTGTCTTGGCTCTTGTCTTCGTCCCGGGATACGTTGAGCAGGATTGTGATCATCTTTATCATTACCTCCATGATGGCGTTTACAGGCTTGCATCACAGCATTGTGGGAAACGTAGAGGTCTTCGCAGGTTTGGTGAGCTCTCCCAATATCACTTTTGAAAGGTACCTGAACTTCCAGGTTTTTGCACTCTTTGGTAATGCCGTGGGAGGAGCGGTATTCGTGGCCTTGCTGAAATACCGGGCTTTTGTTTATAATATTGATGTGAAGTGA
- a CDS encoding gliding motility-associated C-terminal domain-containing protein, with protein sequence MKSRIPFYCFFLWSMILWSIPSAQAQLTTVGKEFWVGFMDNNTDGKNGKAVIVISANEAAQGTIDLSAISDGLTYSFDLEKGESYTMRIPEYDLDLLHRESGQKEDKGIFVTSSGKVSVFAFNERFKSADGTVVLPKRTLGKDYLITSHYEITPNTTPGVDMNINDESTMLVVGVEDNTKVEITPSVTTVDGKQGGVSFTISLNAGESYQLKAKGDLTGSRVRVRDDQLSDCKNIAVFGGNKWTGVGECGSAPDHLFQQMYPVNTWGKSSIHIPLKTRSSGELVKVLAAENGTSVAVNGQVKDVLNAGEWMAMDMAPDEVVSISGSKDISVTSFSKSRNCNSSQDPFYAFGDPFMVALNPSERLLEDVTFESMNIVQIEYHYINIVVKHSSTGTMRLDGEVISQSFQPVPGNSDYAYARIEVSGGVHRLSNPDGFIAYAYGFGDLESYGYAVGANLENLDFTTDTHYEDFEVIGENVTCLDEEFTWQIIPENPAFDYFNWYIEGLEAPKSGAEIQHTFEEPGTYQVTVYASNGPTTCDHIEEIRFEVEVIETSATVRGSDFVCEGMEAITYEAIDMENIDHFEWEAVGGELVSSEGNTATVHWDLGADNAALSLLPFTAEGCPGSPITKAVSIWKPGVPPAPDGPSEVCSDPQNSTHYFITDTEEKHLYQWFVEGGEIISSSDKREVEVKWSASATNRKIWYETFHEDFAQCSVVSDTVQVEMQVAISVTETIKDVDCHGGSSGEISLEVAGGKGPYSYSWSHDDSLGSPTAAGLEAGSYQVSITDALGCQFIYDDLKVKEPDQLTTKVTSNAGTSCYETADAEVMIKVAGGSPPYRMDRESALIAGEEIRLEALEAGKHEFIIFDSNDCQISLEVKVPKPAPLEVEVDVLRRSCPGESGGELLAVPSGGTNPYRFTWNYGASANAELTGIPKGEYTVTVQDDHGCLAFGTAWLQEVAPQVRMPTGYDPNGEAVNRIYQPVSSCPIDFILKIYNRWGELIYSGSQGWDGSVDGEMVTGDTYTYFLEYQYRIDGNQISRQKRGMFTIIN encoded by the coding sequence ATGAAGTCGAGAATTCCTTTCTATTGCTTTTTTTTGTGGAGCATGATCCTTTGGTCAATACCTTCTGCCCAAGCTCAACTGACCACGGTGGGAAAGGAGTTTTGGGTAGGCTTTATGGATAATAATACTGATGGAAAGAATGGTAAGGCGGTGATAGTTATTTCTGCCAATGAAGCCGCCCAAGGTACTATCGACCTGAGTGCTATTTCGGATGGCTTAACTTATTCTTTTGATCTGGAGAAAGGGGAAAGTTACACTATGCGTATTCCGGAGTATGATCTTGATTTGTTGCATAGAGAATCTGGCCAGAAAGAAGACAAGGGCATCTTTGTTACATCATCAGGAAAGGTTTCTGTGTTTGCATTCAATGAACGGTTTAAAAGTGCTGATGGAACGGTGGTTTTGCCAAAGCGAACATTAGGAAAGGATTACTTGATCACCTCTCATTATGAAATTACGCCTAATACTACCCCCGGAGTAGATATGAACATCAACGATGAGAGCACTATGCTAGTAGTAGGGGTGGAAGACAATACCAAAGTGGAGATTACGCCTTCCGTGACCACAGTGGATGGAAAGCAGGGAGGGGTATCTTTTACCATCTCACTCAATGCCGGCGAAAGCTATCAATTAAAAGCAAAAGGGGACCTGACTGGAAGCCGGGTACGGGTACGTGATGATCAATTGTCCGATTGTAAGAATATAGCGGTTTTTGGAGGAAATAAATGGACAGGTGTCGGGGAATGCGGTTCTGCGCCCGATCATTTATTTCAGCAAATGTATCCAGTAAATACCTGGGGCAAATCCTCTATTCATATCCCGCTGAAAACCCGTTCGTCAGGGGAACTGGTAAAGGTGCTAGCTGCAGAAAATGGTACATCTGTAGCGGTCAATGGACAAGTTAAGGATGTCCTGAATGCAGGTGAATGGATGGCGATGGACATGGCTCCTGATGAGGTGGTCTCTATCAGTGGATCAAAGGACATTTCTGTTACTTCGTTTTCCAAAAGTAGAAATTGCAATAGCTCTCAAGATCCTTTTTATGCTTTTGGGGATCCTTTTATGGTGGCATTAAATCCATCAGAACGTTTACTGGAGGACGTGACATTTGAATCCATGAATATTGTCCAGATTGAATACCACTATATTAATATTGTTGTAAAGCATTCATCCACAGGCACCATGCGACTGGATGGTGAGGTCATTTCCCAGTCTTTTCAGCCAGTACCTGGCAATAGTGATTATGCATATGCACGAATAGAAGTGTCCGGAGGGGTCCATCGTTTGTCCAATCCGGATGGTTTTATTGCTTATGCCTATGGCTTTGGTGATTTGGAGTCCTACGGATATGCAGTGGGGGCCAACCTGGAAAATCTTGATTTTACGACTGACACCCATTATGAAGATTTCGAGGTGATTGGTGAAAATGTGACCTGCCTCGATGAAGAATTTACCTGGCAGATCATTCCCGAAAATCCGGCATTTGACTATTTTAACTGGTATATAGAAGGTTTGGAGGCGCCAAAGTCAGGGGCAGAAATACAGCACACTTTTGAAGAGCCGGGGACCTATCAGGTGACCGTTTATGCATCAAATGGCCCTACTACCTGCGACCATATAGAGGAAATAAGATTTGAGGTAGAGGTTATAGAGACCAGTGCGACAGTACGAGGAAGCGATTTTGTATGTGAAGGGATGGAAGCGATCACCTACGAAGCTATTGACATGGAAAATATCGATCATTTCGAATGGGAAGCAGTGGGAGGGGAGCTGGTCTCATCGGAAGGAAATACGGCCACTGTTCATTGGGATCTTGGAGCGGATAATGCAGCTCTTTCGCTGTTACCCTTTACAGCAGAGGGGTGCCCCGGTAGTCCAATCACGAAAGCAGTGAGCATCTGGAAGCCAGGGGTGCCACCTGCACCAGATGGGCCTTCTGAAGTGTGTTCTGATCCTCAAAATTCAACTCACTATTTTATAACGGATACCGAGGAAAAGCACCTGTACCAGTGGTTTGTGGAAGGAGGTGAAATCATTTCTTCTAGTGACAAGAGAGAAGTGGAAGTAAAGTGGAGCGCTTCTGCTACAAACAGGAAGATCTGGTATGAGACTTTTCATGAGGACTTTGCACAGTGTTCCGTGGTTTCTGATACCGTACAAGTCGAGATGCAAGTGGCCATTTCAGTAACAGAGACGATAAAGGATGTAGACTGTCATGGAGGTAGCTCAGGCGAAATAAGCTTGGAAGTGGCTGGGGGGAAGGGTCCCTATTCCTATTCGTGGAGCCATGATGACTCGCTGGGCAGCCCTACCGCTGCGGGATTGGAAGCTGGAAGCTATCAGGTGTCCATAACAGATGCGTTGGGATGTCAGTTTATTTATGATGATCTAAAGGTGAAGGAGCCCGATCAGCTGACCACTAAGGTAACATCCAATGCCGGTACGAGTTGCTACGAGACGGCAGATGCTGAAGTGATGATAAAGGTAGCAGGAGGAAGTCCTCCTTACAGAATGGATCGTGAAAGTGCCTTGATAGCTGGTGAGGAAATACGATTGGAGGCATTGGAAGCTGGAAAACACGAATTTATCATTTTCGATAGCAACGATTGTCAAATCAGTTTGGAGGTCAAGGTGCCAAAGCCTGCACCTTTGGAAGTAGAAGTAGATGTGCTTCGTAGGAGCTGTCCAGGGGAATCTGGTGGAGAGTTGCTGGCCGTGCCGTCAGGGGGGACAAATCCGTATCGGTTTACCTGGAACTATGGCGCAAGTGCCAATGCTGAGCTCACGGGGATTCCAAAGGGGGAGTACACTGTTACTGTCCAAGACGATCATGGATGTTTGGCCTTTGGTACGGCCTGGCTCCAAGAAGTAGCTCCCCAAGTAAGAATGCCCACCGGATATGATCCCAATGGTGAGGCAGTCAATAGGATCTATCAACCTGTTTCTAGCTGTCCAATTGATTTTATATTAAAAATTTACAACCGATGGGGAGAGCTGATTTATTCCGGATCCCAAGGGTGGGATGGTAGTGTAGATGGAGAAATGGTCACCGGTGATACCTATACTTATTTTTTGGAATACCAATATAGAATCGATGGAAACCAAATTAGCAGGCAAAAGCGAGGCATGTTTACCATCATCAACTGA
- a CDS encoding ABC-F family ATP-binding cassette domain-containing protein, with amino-acid sequence MISVDNLSLKFGKRTLFDEVSLKFTPGNCYGVIGANGAGKSTFLKILSGDQDSTTGSVNITPGQRMAVLKQNHFEFDEVEVLKTVIMGHKKLYSIMEEKDAIYMKPDFSEEDGLRASELEAEFAEMDGWNAESDAAAMLSGLGISEDLHHALMKDLAGNQKVRVLLAQALFGNPDILILDEPTNDLDAETINWLEDFLVNFKNLVIVVSHDRHFLDAVSTHIVDIDFSKIKIYSGNYTFWYESSQLAAKQKTDQNKKAEEKRKELQQFIERFSANVAKSKQATARKKMLEKLNVEDIQPSTRKYPGIIFKPEREAGDQIFMTEELELKDEGTTYFTDVNLMVDKGDKIAFISKTKQAVNKFFQTIMEDIPTQKGEFKWGVTINKAYLPNDNSAYFKSSLNLIDWLRQYSSNQEEAYVRTFLGRMLFTGEETLKSASVLSGGEKVRCMISKMMLQNPNLLVMDEPTNHLDLESITAFNNAIIEFNGTVLLSSYDHAFVQSTANRIVEFTPNGTIDRRMSYDNYLESDEIKALRESMYKKG; translated from the coding sequence ATGATTTCAGTAGATAATCTCTCTTTAAAGTTCGGAAAACGAACCCTTTTCGATGAAGTAAGCTTAAAGTTCACCCCCGGCAATTGCTATGGTGTGATCGGTGCCAATGGGGCGGGTAAATCCACCTTTTTAAAGATCCTTTCTGGGGATCAAGACAGCACCACCGGCAGTGTCAACATCACGCCTGGCCAACGAATGGCCGTATTGAAGCAGAACCACTTTGAATTTGACGAGGTGGAAGTGCTCAAGACGGTGATCATGGGCCATAAAAAATTATACTCCATAATGGAGGAAAAGGATGCCATCTACATGAAACCTGATTTTTCAGAAGAAGACGGCCTCCGCGCATCGGAATTGGAAGCTGAATTTGCCGAAATGGACGGCTGGAACGCTGAATCGGACGCTGCCGCTATGCTATCTGGTTTGGGGATTTCTGAAGACCTTCACCATGCATTGATGAAAGACCTGGCCGGTAACCAAAAAGTTAGGGTATTGCTCGCCCAGGCCTTGTTCGGTAACCCTGACATTCTTATTCTCGACGAACCTACCAACGACCTGGATGCCGAAACCATTAATTGGCTGGAAGATTTCCTGGTAAACTTCAAGAACCTCGTGATCGTCGTTTCCCACGACAGACACTTCTTGGATGCGGTATCCACGCATATCGTGGACATTGACTTTAGCAAAATCAAAATTTACAGCGGTAACTATACCTTCTGGTATGAGTCTTCCCAGCTGGCAGCAAAACAAAAGACAGATCAAAACAAAAAGGCAGAGGAAAAGCGAAAAGAACTACAGCAGTTTATCGAGCGGTTTTCTGCCAACGTGGCCAAGTCCAAACAAGCCACTGCCAGAAAGAAAATGCTGGAAAAACTCAACGTGGAAGACATCCAGCCTTCAACGCGTAAATACCCAGGCATCATTTTCAAACCTGAAAGGGAAGCCGGTGACCAGATTTTCATGACCGAAGAGCTCGAGCTGAAGGACGAAGGAACTACCTACTTTACCGATGTCAACCTGATGGTGGACAAAGGGGACAAAATCGCCTTCATCTCAAAAACCAAGCAGGCAGTCAATAAATTCTTCCAGACTATTATGGAAGATATCCCTACCCAAAAAGGAGAATTCAAGTGGGGTGTGACCATCAACAAGGCCTACTTGCCCAATGACAATTCAGCATACTTCAAAAGCAGCCTTAACCTGATCGATTGGCTACGTCAATATTCTAGCAATCAGGAAGAAGCCTATGTAAGGACGTTTTTGGGAAGAATGCTCTTTACGGGAGAAGAAACCCTTAAGTCAGCATCAGTGCTCTCTGGAGGTGAAAAAGTAAGGTGCATGATTTCCAAAATGATGCTGCAAAATCCAAACCTGCTCGTCATGGATGAACCCACCAACCACTTGGACTTGGAATCCATCACAGCATTTAACAATGCCATCATTGAATTCAATGGCACTGTGTTGCTCTCTTCTTATGACCACGCTTTTGTGCAGTCCACCGCCAATAGGATCGTGGAATTCACTCCTAACGGCACTATTGATCGAAGAATGAGTTACGATAACTATCTGGAGAGTGACGAGATCAAAGCGTTAAGAGAAAGCATGTACAAAAAAGGATAA
- a CDS encoding Bcr/CflA family multidrug efflux MFS transporter produces MSKKQYFVVILILGALSTISPFSIDMYLPGFPSIAKNLGTSIANVQLSLTSYLVGIAIGQLFYGPLLDRFGRKKPLYIGLLIYVVASVACALSNSVENLILMRFIQAIGGCAGMVAAQAMVRDIFPVNKTAQAMALLMLVIAVSPMIAPTVGGFVTAHYDWHTIFMILAGITVVILMAAYFFLPDGAMPDAEVSLRPKQVVKKYVEVTKNRQFLVYMLIGGVAGAAPFAYISGSADVFMNIYGVTEQQYGWIFALLAFSMIGSTQLNHILLKKFTSQQIIKVALTYQTIIGFAMILGVWNGWLNVYTLIGMMFIFLTGHGLSNPNAAALTLAPFSRNAGSAAAMMGSMRMAMGGVVSGAVSVFHNGTANPMVIMMTFCAVGGLLTLVIDTNQKRVEKKRKALEEEKQHSMAV; encoded by the coding sequence ATGAGCAAGAAGCAATATTTTGTAGTTATTTTGATTTTAGGGGCTTTGAGTACCATCAGCCCTTTTTCCATAGACATGTACCTTCCTGGGTTTCCTTCCATTGCGAAAAACCTGGGAACGAGCATCGCCAATGTGCAGCTTTCCCTTACCAGTTATCTTGTAGGTATCGCCATTGGTCAGCTTTTTTATGGTCCCCTATTGGATCGATTTGGGAGAAAAAAACCCTTATATATTGGCTTGCTGATCTACGTGGTGGCTTCCGTCGCCTGTGCCTTGAGCAATAGTGTTGAAAACTTGATATTAATGCGCTTTATCCAAGCGATTGGCGGCTGTGCAGGAATGGTGGCTGCTCAGGCAATGGTACGGGACATTTTCCCAGTCAATAAGACCGCACAGGCAATGGCACTTTTGATGTTGGTCATAGCGGTCTCTCCAATGATCGCCCCTACCGTTGGGGGATTTGTAACGGCCCATTATGATTGGCATACCATTTTCATGATTTTGGCAGGAATCACCGTAGTGATCTTGATGGCGGCTTATTTCTTCCTTCCTGACGGGGCGATGCCTGACGCCGAAGTATCCCTGAGACCAAAACAGGTTGTAAAAAAATATGTAGAGGTAACTAAAAACCGCCAATTTTTGGTTTATATGCTTATCGGTGGTGTGGCCGGGGCTGCCCCATTTGCCTACATCTCCGGTTCCGCAGATGTATTTATGAACATTTACGGTGTGACCGAGCAGCAATATGGATGGATCTTTGCACTGTTGGCCTTTTCAATGATTGGCTCCACACAACTGAACCATATCCTGCTGAAGAAATTCACCAGCCAGCAAATCATCAAAGTAGCACTGACCTATCAGACGATCATAGGCTTTGCGATGATTCTTGGTGTTTGGAATGGGTGGCTAAATGTTTACACACTGATAGGAATGATGTTTATTTTCCTTACTGGTCATGGATTGAGCAATCCCAATGCCGCAGCACTGACCCTGGCTCCATTCAGCAGAAATGCTGGGAGTGCCGCTGCCATGATGGGCAGTATGCGCATGGCCATGGGCGGTGTAGTATCCGGAGCAGTCAGTGTCTTCCATAATGGCACTGCTAACCCAATGGTCATCATGATGACGTTCTGTGCGGTAGGCGGCCTACTGACATTGGTCATTGACACCAATCAAAAAAGAGTGGAAAAAAAGCGTAAGGCCCTGGAGGAAGAAAAACAACACTCCATGGCTGTATAA